A region of Polyangiaceae bacterium DNA encodes the following proteins:
- a CDS encoding sigma-54-dependent Fis family transcriptional regulator: MAKTILLFDEANRVAPAVLAAVTRRFDVVRVSSLEGVCGSFDVALIAPGGRDPFAACSHVRQTRLASETVVLSQGGGLHDAQKALRARASDFVPDGDDPEVVLERLTAVLEESALCRELDRLRATSEGLPHTVELTGESPAMQQLKKRLARVTASDVTVLISGESGTGKEVVARTIHARSRRNGQPFVAVNCSSIPRQLLESEFFGHMKGAFTDATRDRDGLLVQASGGCIFLDEIGDMPLDLQAKLLRALQQRTVRPLGHSREVAFDARVIAATGKSLEREVTEGRFREDLYFRLNVLQVRVPPLRDRGRDVLLLAQQFIHRAASTSRPIVGLTPGAARALLAHSWPGNVRELEHCIVAAMANARHDHIRAADLPAELRPEPCAREADESELLPLAAVEQSYILSVLKSVGGNRARASQLLGVDRSTLYRKLKQYGVTDAARRARTETRV; this comes from the coding sequence GTGGCGAAGACGATCCTCCTGTTCGACGAGGCGAATCGAGTCGCGCCGGCGGTGTTGGCGGCGGTGACTCGACGCTTCGACGTGGTTCGCGTGTCGAGCTTGGAAGGTGTCTGTGGCAGCTTCGACGTCGCCCTGATCGCGCCTGGAGGGCGCGACCCCTTCGCCGCTTGTAGCCACGTCCGGCAGACCCGCCTGGCTTCGGAGACCGTGGTCCTGTCCCAAGGCGGCGGGCTGCACGACGCGCAGAAGGCCCTGCGCGCCCGCGCGTCGGACTTCGTGCCGGATGGCGACGACCCGGAGGTCGTGTTGGAGCGCCTCACGGCGGTGCTCGAGGAGAGCGCCCTCTGCCGAGAGCTCGACCGCCTGCGCGCCACCAGCGAGGGTCTCCCGCACACGGTGGAGCTCACCGGCGAAAGCCCGGCGATGCAGCAGCTGAAGAAGCGCCTCGCCCGAGTGACGGCGTCGGACGTCACGGTGCTGATCAGCGGTGAGAGCGGGACCGGCAAGGAGGTCGTCGCCCGCACCATCCACGCTCGGAGCCGCCGTAACGGGCAGCCGTTCGTCGCCGTGAACTGCTCCTCCATCCCCAGGCAGCTCCTGGAGAGCGAGTTCTTCGGACACATGAAGGGAGCGTTCACCGACGCGACGCGCGATCGGGATGGGCTTTTGGTCCAGGCATCGGGCGGCTGCATCTTCCTGGACGAGATCGGCGACATGCCTCTGGACCTCCAGGCGAAGCTCCTCCGCGCGCTGCAACAGCGCACGGTGCGCCCGCTCGGACATTCTCGCGAAGTGGCGTTCGACGCTCGCGTCATCGCCGCCACCGGCAAGAGCCTCGAGCGCGAGGTGACCGAGGGGCGCTTTCGCGAGGACCTGTACTTCCGCCTGAACGTGCTCCAGGTTCGCGTGCCACCGCTCCGCGATCGGGGGCGAGACGTGCTCCTGCTCGCTCAACAGTTCATCCACCGCGCGGCGAGCACGTCGCGACCGATCGTCGGGCTGACTCCGGGCGCGGCCCGTGCCTTGCTGGCACACTCCTGGCCCGGCAACGTGCGCGAGCTCGAGCACTGTATCGTCGCAGCCATGGCCAACGCGCGGCACGACCACATCCGCGCCGCCGACCTGCCTGCAGAGCTGCGGCCCGAGCCCTGCGCCCGAGAGGCGGACGAGAGCGAGCTCTTGCCATTGGCCGCGGTCGAGCAGAGCTACATTCTGTCCGTCCTCAAGTCGGTCGGCGGCAACCGCGCGCGGGCCTCGCAGCTGCTCGGAGTGGACCGCAGCACGCTCTACCGCAAGCTGAAGCAGTACGGCGTCACCGACGCGGCGCGGAGGGCCCGGACCGAGACCCGAGTGTGA
- a CDS encoding CBS domain-containing protein → MVTSEQALVGVICQCDLASAADDELVSSRMQSPFVFVTPGASIDAAAETMLGCGVGCLPVLDELGRLSGVVTRRDLREAGALPGSPGFDACAACGATHGLRLPARGGAVVFCAECIGRARPYDEHAATTLGGSD, encoded by the coding sequence ATGGTCACCTCGGAGCAGGCGCTCGTGGGCGTCATCTGCCAGTGCGATCTCGCCAGCGCAGCCGACGACGAGCTCGTCTCTTCGCGCATGCAGTCGCCGTTCGTGTTCGTCACGCCCGGTGCGAGCATCGACGCGGCAGCCGAAACGATGCTCGGCTGCGGCGTCGGCTGCCTGCCGGTCCTCGACGAGCTCGGCCGCCTCTCCGGCGTCGTGACGCGCCGCGACCTCAGAGAGGCAGGGGCGCTGCCGGGCTCGCCGGGATTCGACGCCTGCGCCGCCTGCGGAGCGACGCACGGACTGAGACTGCCTGCCCGAGGGGGCGCCGTGGTGTTCTGCGCCGAGTGCATCGGGCGCGCTCGACCCTACGACGAGCACGCCGCGACGACGCTGGGCGGTAGCGATTGA
- a CDS encoding response regulator, whose translation MNRRARRRGPVPAPPPRDVLPPRELLRTLRAFRSGDFGASVPAVYTGVAGEIADELNQVIELSRALSEELSRVSKVVGKEGKVGVRASLGDLGGSWSSSVSSVNELIEDLVRPTTEVGRVIGAFAAGDLSQTMPLEFDGRPLRGEFLRTAKTVNGMLEQLGSFASEVTRVAREVGTEGKLGGQARVRGAAGTWKDLTDSVNLMARNLTGQVRNIAGVTTAVARGDLTKKITVDVKGEILELKNTINTMVDQLNSFASEVTRVAREVGTEGKLGGQAEVPDVSGTWKDLTDSVNFMAGNLTTQVRNIAEVTTAVARGDLSRKIAVDVKGEILELKNTINTMVDQLNSFASEVTRVAREVGTEGELGGQAEVPGAAGTWRDLTDSVNQLAANLTTQVRAIGDVATAVTKGDLNRYVTVEASGEVATLKDNINEMIRNLKETTQKTTEQDWLKTNLARFTRMLQGQRDLVAVARQTLSELAPLVSAQHGVVYLTEMDGHGEVRLKLLASYGCADSARPALSLGEGLIGQVALEKRTLVVDPVPEGYATVRSGLGEAPPRSLTVLPVLFEGRVNAVVELGSFRSFSDIHQVFLAQLTESIGIVINTISASMRTEALLQQSQSLTRELQIQQEELRQTNDRLELQAATLRESEERLKQQQEALQVTNEQLEDKAELLELKNREVELAKAEIEEKAEQLALASRYKSEFLANMSHELRTPLNSLLILSTMLAENAEGTLSAKQVEFARTICASGTDLLELINDILDLSKVESGTVAIRPGEVVLAELKEHVEKNFRHVAEQRALEFQVELGAGLPALMTTDEQRLQQVLKNLLSNAFKFTERGSVRLVVGAQSSGWTPGHETLDAADTVIAFAVSDTGIGIPESKQRIIFEAFQQSDGTTVRRYGGTGLGLSISREIARLLGGEIRVSSKPEVGSTFTFYLPRLYSTPPAVVRQERTRARSPAVFSAEAVRLPASRLDDLRSLSPGDPAVLIVDDDVEIAHLALDVAHRHGSKAVVASDCSAALALLGKVNLSAVVLGFPDSDAWAVLDRLKHDAELRRVPVAVFAGEDARARALALGAACFSAKPVDGSRVEDAVARMLELSARTPKRLLLLGGDSGWGGHLRELLGGQDVEVEVAEGGELADGWDPECRVVRVQGEVAEVLEGLSNGGAARGVPTILHVDRTPSEGERQLLRRMALPFGVRFASSEAALLGLSCIFLHRPEATLNPLQRTLLESSRRLVEELDGAEVLVVDDDVRNIFAVTSVLERHRARVVYADNGRDGLALLDEHPEVRAVLMDIMMPEMDGYDVIRRIRQQTAHAALPVIALTAKAMRADREKCLQAGASDYIAKPVNVEHLLSTLRVWLSQ comes from the coding sequence ATGAACCGTCGCGCCCGCCGCCGGGGACCGGTGCCGGCGCCGCCGCCACGCGACGTGCTTCCGCCGCGGGAGCTCTTGCGCACCCTGCGGGCCTTTCGTAGCGGCGACTTCGGCGCCTCGGTGCCGGCGGTCTACACGGGCGTCGCCGGCGAGATCGCCGACGAGCTGAACCAGGTCATCGAGCTCAGCCGCGCGCTCAGCGAGGAGCTCTCCAGGGTCAGCAAGGTCGTCGGCAAAGAGGGGAAGGTCGGCGTGCGCGCCTCCCTGGGGGACCTCGGCGGATCGTGGTCCTCCTCGGTCAGCTCGGTCAACGAGTTGATCGAGGATCTGGTGCGCCCGACGACCGAGGTCGGGCGCGTGATTGGCGCGTTCGCTGCGGGCGATCTGAGCCAGACCATGCCGCTGGAGTTCGATGGGCGCCCGCTGCGCGGAGAGTTCCTGCGCACCGCAAAGACCGTGAACGGGATGCTGGAACAGCTGGGATCCTTCGCCAGCGAGGTGACCCGGGTGGCCCGCGAGGTCGGCACGGAGGGCAAGCTGGGGGGCCAGGCCAGGGTGCGCGGCGCGGCCGGGACCTGGAAGGACCTGACCGACAGCGTCAACTTGATGGCGAGGAACCTCACCGGGCAGGTGCGAAACATCGCCGGCGTGACCACCGCGGTGGCGCGGGGTGATCTGACCAAGAAGATCACCGTCGACGTCAAGGGCGAGATCTTGGAGCTGAAGAACACCATCAACACCATGGTGGATCAGCTCAACTCGTTCGCGAGTGAGGTGACGCGCGTGGCGCGCGAGGTCGGCACCGAGGGCAAGCTCGGCGGTCAGGCCGAGGTGCCGGACGTGAGCGGCACCTGGAAGGATCTGACCGACAGCGTGAACTTCATGGCCGGCAATTTGACCACTCAGGTGCGGAACATCGCGGAGGTCACCACCGCGGTGGCACGGGGTGACCTGTCCAGGAAGATCGCAGTGGACGTCAAGGGCGAGATCTTGGAGCTGAAGAACACCATCAACACCATGGTGGACCAGCTCAACTCGTTCGCGAGTGAGGTGACGCGCGTAGCGCGCGAAGTCGGCACCGAAGGCGAGCTGGGCGGGCAAGCCGAGGTTCCGGGGGCCGCCGGCACCTGGCGCGACCTGACCGACAGCGTCAATCAGCTCGCGGCCAACCTGACCACGCAAGTCCGCGCCATCGGCGACGTGGCCACGGCGGTGACCAAGGGAGATCTCAACCGTTACGTCACCGTCGAGGCTTCGGGAGAGGTCGCGACGCTCAAAGACAACATCAACGAGATGATCCGGAACCTGAAGGAGACGACGCAGAAGACCACCGAGCAAGACTGGCTGAAGACGAACCTGGCGCGCTTCACCCGCATGCTCCAAGGGCAGCGCGACCTGGTGGCGGTCGCGCGCCAAACGCTGTCGGAGCTGGCGCCGCTCGTGTCGGCGCAACACGGCGTCGTCTACCTGACCGAGATGGACGGGCACGGAGAGGTGCGGCTGAAGCTGCTCGCGAGCTACGGTTGCGCCGATTCGGCGCGCCCCGCCCTCTCTCTTGGCGAGGGGCTGATCGGCCAGGTGGCGCTGGAGAAGCGCACGCTCGTCGTCGACCCCGTTCCCGAAGGCTACGCCACCGTGCGATCGGGGCTCGGAGAGGCCCCGCCCCGGAGCTTGACGGTTCTGCCAGTCTTGTTCGAAGGGCGGGTCAACGCCGTGGTCGAGCTGGGGTCCTTCCGCTCGTTCAGCGACATCCATCAGGTCTTCCTCGCCCAGCTCACCGAGAGCATCGGCATCGTCATCAACACCATCTCCGCGAGCATGCGCACCGAGGCGTTGCTCCAGCAGTCGCAGTCGCTGACCCGCGAGCTGCAGATCCAGCAGGAGGAGCTGCGTCAGACCAACGATCGCCTGGAGCTTCAGGCAGCTACCCTGCGCGAGTCGGAGGAGCGCCTGAAACAGCAACAGGAGGCGCTCCAGGTCACCAACGAGCAGCTAGAGGACAAGGCAGAGTTGCTCGAGCTGAAGAACCGCGAGGTCGAGCTGGCCAAGGCGGAGATCGAGGAGAAAGCGGAGCAGCTGGCGCTAGCCAGCAGATACAAGTCCGAGTTTCTGGCCAACATGTCCCATGAGCTTCGCACTCCGCTCAACAGCCTGCTCATTCTCTCGACGATGTTGGCTGAGAACGCCGAAGGTACGCTGAGTGCCAAGCAGGTGGAGTTCGCTCGGACGATCTGCGCCTCCGGCACCGACCTCCTCGAGCTGATCAACGACATCTTGGACCTCTCCAAAGTCGAGTCGGGTACCGTGGCCATTCGACCCGGCGAGGTCGTGCTCGCGGAGCTCAAGGAGCACGTGGAGAAGAACTTCCGCCACGTGGCCGAGCAGCGCGCTCTCGAGTTCCAGGTCGAGCTGGGCGCGGGGCTCCCGGCGCTGATGACGACCGACGAGCAGCGGCTCCAGCAGGTACTGAAGAACCTCCTGTCCAACGCCTTCAAGTTCACCGAGCGCGGGAGCGTTCGCCTGGTGGTAGGCGCACAGAGCTCGGGCTGGACGCCGGGTCACGAGACGCTCGACGCCGCCGACACCGTCATCGCCTTTGCCGTCTCGGACACGGGGATCGGCATTCCCGAGAGCAAGCAGCGCATCATCTTCGAGGCGTTTCAGCAGTCCGACGGCACGACCGTCAGGCGCTACGGTGGGACGGGGCTCGGTCTATCCATCAGCCGGGAAATCGCGCGCTTGCTGGGCGGGGAGATCCGCGTGTCCAGCAAGCCCGAGGTGGGCAGCACGTTCACGTTCTACCTGCCTCGCCTCTACTCGACTCCCCCTGCCGTCGTCCGTCAGGAGCGCACCCGCGCGCGCTCACCGGCCGTATTCTCTGCGGAGGCGGTGCGCCTGCCGGCGAGCCGCCTCGACGACCTTCGCAGCCTGTCGCCGGGCGATCCCGCCGTACTGATCGTCGACGACGACGTCGAGATCGCCCATCTCGCCTTGGACGTGGCACATCGCCACGGCTCGAAGGCCGTCGTGGCGAGTGACTGCTCCGCCGCCCTGGCGTTGCTCGGGAAGGTCAACCTCTCCGCAGTGGTGCTCGGTTTCCCGGACTCCGATGCCTGGGCCGTGCTCGACCGGCTGAAGCACGACGCCGAGCTGCGACGGGTCCCGGTGGCGGTGTTCGCAGGCGAGGACGCTCGGGCACGGGCCCTGGCGCTGGGCGCTGCCTGCTTCTCGGCCAAGCCCGTCGACGGGTCTCGGGTGGAGGACGCGGTCGCGCGCATGCTCGAGCTGTCGGCGCGCACCCCAAAGCGCTTGTTGCTCCTCGGTGGCGACTCCGGTTGGGGCGGGCACCTGCGGGAGCTCCTGGGAGGGCAAGACGTGGAGGTCGAGGTGGCCGAAGGCGGCGAGCTCGCCGACGGCTGGGACCCCGAGTGTCGGGTGGTCCGCGTGCAAGGGGAGGTGGCTGAAGTCTTGGAGGGGCTCTCGAACGGGGGCGCGGCGCGAGGCGTTCCGACGATTCTGCACGTGGACCGGACCCCGTCGGAGGGTGAGCGCCAGCTCCTCAGGCGAATGGCGCTGCCGTTCGGTGTGCGCTTCGCCTCGAGCGAGGCGGCGCTGCTCGGCCTCTCATGCATCTTCCTGCACAGGCCGGAGGCGACGCTCAATCCCCTTCAGCGTACGCTGCTGGAGTCGAGCCGTCGATTGGTGGAGGAGCTGGACGGAGCAGAAGTGCTCGTGGTCGACGACGACGTCCGGAACATCTTCGCCGTCACCAGCGTGCTGGAGCGCCACCGAGCGCGAGTGGTGTATGCTGACAACGGACGGGACGGTCTGGCACTCCTGGATGAGCACCCGGAGGTGCGGGCCGTCCTGATGGACATCATGATGCCCGAGATGGACGGCTACGACGTGATCCGTCGGATACGCCAGCAGACGGCGCACGCGGCGCTCCCCGTGATCGCCCTCACGGCCAAGGCCATGCGCGCCGACCGCGAGAAGTGCCTGCAGGCCGGCGCCAGCGACTACATCGCAAAACCCGTGAACGTGGAGCATCTGCTCTCGACCCTGAGGGTCTGGCTCTCGCAATGA
- a CDS encoding response regulator, with translation MTEREVEPVDILVVDDRPEDLLALGETLNVPHYRLALVDSPREALKHLLERDFAVILLDVRMPEIDGFELARLIRERDRTSVTPIIFLTGADANPGQIYKGYAAGAVDYLQKPVDRDVLRAKVGIFAELYRKDLRIAQQARALLEAGRRERELKLAELRVLAERRYANLAEAIPELVVTLDAAGSLEYCNRRWQEYTGLSADESRGEGWVVAIHPDDKKRAIRAWEQSLASGEVLEVECRLKRGFDGAMRWHTCRALPERDEDGSVTGWLGTYSDSEDLKQAIRARDEFLSIASHELRTPLTALKLRLESLAHTSAPDERAQRKLDGAIRQTERLERLIDHLLDASRITAGHLVLERDTVCLDEVVREVLERAREQPGTGGQAFELALDSDVTGLWDRLRIEQVVDNLVSNALKYGAGKPIRVSARSRGEVAELLVEDRGIGIEPVDLSRIFDQFERGASSRGRSGIGMGLYITRQIVHAHGGDIDVVSRPGEGSEFRVVLPKRPRPVTPAR, from the coding sequence ATGACCGAGCGTGAGGTCGAGCCCGTCGACATTCTGGTCGTGGACGACCGACCGGAGGACTTGCTCGCACTCGGTGAGACCCTGAACGTCCCGCACTACCGCTTGGCCCTGGTGGACTCGCCCCGGGAGGCGCTGAAGCACCTCCTGGAGCGGGATTTCGCCGTGATCTTGCTGGACGTTCGGATGCCGGAGATCGACGGCTTCGAGCTGGCTCGGCTGATCCGCGAACGAGATCGGACCAGCGTCACGCCCATCATCTTCCTGACCGGCGCCGACGCGAACCCGGGGCAGATCTACAAGGGCTACGCGGCGGGCGCCGTGGACTACCTGCAGAAGCCCGTCGATCGCGACGTGCTCCGCGCAAAGGTGGGGATCTTCGCCGAGCTCTACCGCAAGGACCTGCGCATCGCGCAGCAAGCCCGGGCGCTGCTCGAGGCGGGCCGGCGAGAGCGGGAGCTGAAGCTGGCCGAGCTCCGGGTGCTCGCCGAGAGGCGCTACGCCAACCTGGCCGAGGCGATTCCCGAGCTGGTGGTGACGTTGGATGCGGCGGGCTCGCTGGAGTACTGCAACCGGCGCTGGCAGGAGTACACCGGGCTCTCGGCCGACGAGTCGCGAGGCGAGGGCTGGGTGGTCGCCATTCACCCGGACGACAAGAAGCGCGCCATCCGCGCCTGGGAGCAGTCGCTGGCGTCCGGGGAGGTGCTGGAGGTCGAGTGCCGCCTGAAGCGGGGCTTCGACGGTGCGATGCGCTGGCACACCTGCCGCGCGCTCCCCGAGCGAGACGAGGACGGAAGCGTCACGGGTTGGCTCGGGACCTACTCGGACTCGGAGGATCTGAAGCAGGCGATCCGAGCCCGCGACGAGTTCCTGTCGATCGCCTCCCACGAGCTCCGGACCCCGCTGACGGCGCTGAAGCTCAGGCTGGAGAGCTTGGCGCACACGTCGGCACCCGACGAGCGCGCGCAGCGCAAGCTGGACGGCGCGATCCGACAGACCGAGCGGCTCGAGCGATTGATCGACCACCTGCTGGATGCCTCGCGGATCACCGCCGGCCATCTGGTGCTCGAGCGCGACACGGTGTGTTTGGACGAGGTGGTCCGCGAGGTCCTGGAGCGCGCGCGGGAGCAGCCCGGCACCGGCGGCCAGGCCTTCGAGCTGGCCCTGGACAGCGACGTGACCGGGCTCTGGGACCGGCTACGCATCGAACAGGTCGTGGACAATCTGGTCAGCAACGCGCTCAAGTACGGCGCGGGCAAGCCGATTAGGGTGTCGGCGCGGTCGCGCGGCGAGGTCGCGGAGCTCTTGGTCGAGGACCGCGGGATAGGCATCGAGCCCGTGGACTTGTCGCGCATCTTCGATCAGTTCGAGCGCGGCGCCTCCAGCCGAGGGCGCAGTGGCATCGGCATGGGCCTGTACATCACGCGCCAGATCGTGCACGCGCACGGCGGTGACATCGACGTCGTGAGCCGTCCCGGCGAGGGCTCGGAGTTCCGCGTGGTCTTGCCCAAGCGGCCGCGGCCCGTGACGCCGGCGCGCTGA
- a CDS encoding glycosyltransferase family 2 protein — MFQGARVAVVVPAYREERLLPRTLRGIPGFVDSIVVVDDASPDRTAEAAASVGDPRVRLVRHDENRGVGAAIATGYLRALAAGADVVAVMAGDAQMDPEDLPRVLEPITGGRADYVKGNRFLHPSAMDMPRLRRWGSRALSSLTRAATGLDVDDTQCGYTAISRAALERLDLGAVWPRFGYPNDLLGLLSQGAFRVAEVPVRPVYGDESSGLRPWHVGVIAMVVLRRAALGLVEERALLTGAAQAVPEVARPGRAP, encoded by the coding sequence ATGTTCCAGGGAGCACGCGTCGCGGTCGTGGTGCCGGCCTATCGGGAGGAGCGCCTGCTCCCGCGGACCCTGCGCGGCATCCCGGGCTTCGTCGACTCGATCGTGGTCGTGGACGACGCCAGCCCGGATCGAACCGCGGAGGCGGCGGCGTCCGTCGGGGACCCACGGGTCAGGCTCGTGCGGCACGACGAGAACCGCGGCGTCGGGGCCGCCATCGCCACCGGGTACCTCCGCGCGCTCGCCGCCGGCGCGGACGTCGTGGCGGTGATGGCCGGCGACGCCCAGATGGATCCGGAGGATCTGCCGCGGGTGCTGGAGCCCATCACGGGAGGACGGGCCGACTACGTGAAGGGCAATCGCTTCCTGCACCCCTCCGCCATGGACATGCCGCGACTGCGCCGCTGGGGGAGCCGAGCGCTCTCCTCGCTGACCCGCGCGGCGACGGGCCTCGACGTGGACGACACGCAGTGCGGCTACACGGCCATCAGCCGCGCCGCCCTGGAGCGCCTCGATCTCGGAGCCGTGTGGCCGCGCTTCGGATACCCGAACGATCTCTTGGGACTGCTCTCGCAAGGCGCGTTTCGCGTCGCCGAAGTCCCAGTGCGGCCCGTCTACGGCGACGAGTCGAGCGGCCTTCGGCCCTGGCACGTCGGGGTCATCGCGATGGTCGTGCTGAGGAGGGCCGCGCTCGGCTTGGTCGAAGAGCGCGCCCTGCTCACCGGCGCGGCGCAGGCGGTGCCGGAGGTGGCTCGTCCAGGTCGAGCTCCATGA
- a CDS encoding rhodanese-like domain-containing protein, whose translation MSVKSVSPQETRALLEAGAVYVDVRSEPEFEAGHPPGSFNVPLLHAGGAGMVPNPEFLEVMQRCFGKNEKLVMGCRSGQRSLRAAEMLVQAGYTDVANLFTGWEGSRDAFGRMTPGWRAEGLPVELGKPAGQCYEDAKTREPR comes from the coding sequence GTGAGCGTCAAGAGCGTATCGCCTCAGGAAACCCGAGCCTTGCTCGAAGCAGGAGCCGTCTACGTGGATGTGCGCAGCGAGCCCGAGTTCGAGGCCGGGCATCCACCGGGTTCCTTCAACGTGCCGCTGCTCCACGCGGGTGGCGCCGGCATGGTGCCGAACCCGGAGTTCCTCGAGGTGATGCAGCGTTGCTTCGGCAAGAACGAAAAGCTCGTGATGGGGTGCCGCTCGGGCCAGCGCTCGCTGCGCGCCGCAGAGATGCTGGTGCAGGCCGGCTACACCGACGTGGCCAACCTGTTCACCGGCTGGGAGGGCAGCCGTGACGCCTTCGGACGCATGACCCCCGGATGGCGTGCCGAAGGTCTGCCCGTCGAGCTGGGGAAGCCCGCCGGCCAGTGCTACGAGGACGCGAAGACTCGAGAGCCCCGTTAG
- a CDS encoding ribonuclease J, with protein MNCLAIEQSDGILVVDAGTSFPHDDLGIDVFHPDFSWLFQNAERVAGVFLTHGHEDHIGALPYLLDGLDVPVFGPPHALGLAKRRLAEHDFAAHELDLNEVRAGSLTRVGPFEVEAIRVAHSIVEASALCIETAEGFVLHSGDFNFDADPPDGEPSDEARLAAIGARGVELLLSDSTNIDTPERAGSERAVGAALERIVSAASGRVVVALFASNIQRLILLGEIAQRTGRKLCLLGRSLSSQREIATAIERLAWPSNLVVAPEDLQSLPRSRVLVLAGGTQAEPNSAMSRLAAGAHPYLSLDEGDSVVFSSRVIPGNERVVLALMNDLLRRGVVLHTRFTDPDVHTSGHAGRSEQRRMLELTAPRAFLPVHGTLAHLRSHAELAREMGVERTLVVENGQAVRFSREHGLALDERVQSGRVAVAPGGAPLSAETLKRRAELGRSGIVCVSAVIDDEGEAEVAPCVVARGVPLVDGDDAALGSIARDVLAALSRVRGWRNVQLEDEVRRAVRRRVADISGARPVVEVLLLRRER; from the coding sequence ATGAACTGCCTCGCCATCGAGCAGTCCGACGGCATCTTGGTGGTGGACGCGGGCACCAGCTTTCCCCACGACGACCTGGGCATCGACGTCTTCCACCCGGATTTCTCCTGGCTCTTCCAGAACGCCGAGCGCGTGGCGGGCGTCTTCCTCACTCACGGCCACGAAGACCACATCGGCGCGCTGCCCTACCTGCTCGACGGCCTGGACGTCCCGGTGTTCGGGCCCCCCCACGCTCTGGGGTTGGCCAAGCGGCGCCTGGCGGAGCACGACTTCGCCGCCCACGAGCTCGACCTCAACGAGGTGCGCGCCGGCTCGCTGACCCGAGTCGGCCCCTTCGAGGTCGAGGCCATCCGGGTCGCACACTCCATCGTCGAGGCGAGCGCGCTGTGCATCGAGACCGCCGAGGGATTCGTGCTGCACAGCGGCGACTTCAACTTCGACGCCGATCCGCCCGACGGTGAGCCCAGCGACGAAGCGCGCCTGGCGGCGATCGGAGCGCGCGGCGTCGAACTCCTGCTCAGCGACAGCACCAACATCGACACCCCCGAGCGCGCAGGCTCCGAACGCGCCGTGGGCGCGGCGCTCGAGCGTATCGTGTCCGCCGCCTCCGGGCGCGTCGTCGTCGCGCTCTTCGCCAGCAACATCCAGCGTCTGATCCTCCTGGGCGAGATCGCCCAGCGGACCGGGCGCAAGCTCTGCCTGCTCGGGCGCAGCCTGAGCTCCCAACGGGAGATCGCCACCGCCATCGAGCGTCTGGCCTGGCCCAGCAACCTGGTGGTGGCGCCGGAGGACTTGCAGAGCCTGCCGCGAAGCCGGGTGCTGGTGCTGGCGGGCGGCACGCAGGCGGAGCCGAACAGCGCCATGAGCCGGCTCGCCGCGGGGGCGCACCCCTACCTCTCGCTGGATGAAGGGGACAGCGTGGTGTTCTCCTCGCGCGTGATCCCGGGCAACGAGCGCGTCGTACTCGCGCTGATGAACGATCTGTTGCGGCGCGGCGTGGTGCTCCACACGCGCTTCACCGATCCGGACGTGCACACCAGCGGCCACGCGGGCCGCTCCGAGCAACGCCGCATGCTCGAGCTGACGGCGCCGCGGGCGTTCCTGCCGGTTCACGGGACGCTGGCCCACCTCAGGAGTCACGCCGAGCTGGCCCGCGAGATGGGCGTAGAGCGAACGCTGGTGGTCGAGAACGGGCAGGCCGTGCGCTTCTCCCGCGAGCACGGCCTTGCGCTGGACGAACGCGTCCAGTCCGGGCGCGTCGCGGTGGCGCCCGGCGGCGCGCCGCTGAGCGCGGAGACGCTCAAGCGGCGCGCCGAGCTCGGACGATCGGGGATCGTCTGCGTCAGCGCCGTCATCGACGACGAAGGCGAGGCCGAGGTCGCGCCCTGCGTAGTGGCGCGGGGGGTACCGCTGGTGGACGGCGACGACGCGGCACTCGGCAGCATCGCGCGGGACGTGCTGGCGGCGCTTTCTCGCGTGCGCGGCTGGCGCAACGTACAACTGGAGGACGAGGTCCGGCGCGCGGTCCGTCGCCGGGTCGCCGACATTTCGGGCGCTCGGCCGGTGGTGGAGGTCCTGCTGCTCCGGCGGGAGCGTTGA